The proteins below are encoded in one region of Cololabis saira isolate AMF1-May2022 chromosome 21, fColSai1.1, whole genome shotgun sequence:
- the LOC133421871 gene encoding serine protease 33-like: MRVGPFVLLWVLTFTGNQAQLDVCGTAPLKVASESRIIGGQDAAAGSWPWQVSVHTGGRLCGGSLISTRWVLSAARCFPSASDVTVFLGRDTQEGPNPHEVSRSASLVIKHPNFDEKTKENDVALLRLSSPVQLSDHIRPVCLAADRSFFPDGLSTWITGWGDIQTGAFLPSPQRLQEVKVPIVSHIQCDAAYGSITTSMICAGPDVRGQGFCEKDLGGPLVTLNGSRWVQAGVASFARGCGYPDFPGVYTRVSAYQSWISSQVSDPDPGPGFITFYCSGAAKDDVLRLSSLASVLLSLWIPS; encoded by the exons ATGAGGGTCGGACCGTTCGTCCTGCTGTGGGTGCTGACCTTCACAG GAAACCAAGCGCAGCTGGATG TTTGCGGCACCGCTCCGCTGAAAGTAGCGAGTGAATCCAGGATTATCGGGGGCCAGGATGCTGCTGCGGGGTCGTGGCCCTGGCAGGTCAGTGTGCACACGGGGGGTCGTCTCTGCGGAGGTTCCCTCATCAGCACCCGCTGGGTCCTGAGTGCCGCCCGGTGTTTCCCCAG CGCCTCAGACGTGACCGTTTTCCTCGGCCGCGACACACAGGAAGGTCCGAACCCTCACGAGGTGTCCCGCTCGGCGTCCCTGGTCATCAAACATCCGAACTTCGACGAGAAGACGAAGGAGAACGACGTGGCGCTGCTGCGGCTGTCCTCGCCGGTGCAGCTCAGCGACCACATCAGGCCCGTGTGTCTGGCGGCGGACCGGAGCTTCTTCCCGGACGGACTGAGCACCTGGATCACCGGCTGGGGGGACATCCAGACCGGCG CGTTTCTTCCTTCACCTCAGCGGCTGCAGGAGGTCAAAGTTCCCATCGTGTCCCACATTCAGTGCGACGCCGCCTACGGCTCCATCACCACCAGCATGATCTGCGCCGGTCCGGATGTGAGGGGCCAGGGCTTCTGTGAG AAGGACTTGGGCGGCCCGCTGGTGACCCTGAACGGCTCCCGGTGGGTCCAGGCCGGCGTGGCCAGCTTTGCCCGGGGCTGCGGTTATCCCGACTTCCCGGGAGTCTACACCCGGGTGTCGGCGTACCAGTCCTGGATCAGCAGCCAGGTCTCCGACCCCGACCCCGGGCCGGGCTTCATCACCTTCTACTGCTCCGGAGCCGCTAAGGACGACGTCCTCCGTCTGTCCTCGCTAGCCTCCGTCCTGCTCTCGCTCTGGATCCCGTCATAG